The genomic stretch CCGTTCAAAAAGCTTGACCTGTTTCGCCTTGTGCTCTGCGCCGTAGTGGTAATCTAGACCGAATTCGCCACATGCCACACACTTGGGATGCTTCAAAAGTTCAACAAGTCGTGCTTCGTCTTCTGGAGTCTCCGTCAGGACGCATTCCGGGTGTAGACCGTAGGCGGTATAGACGAATGGGTATTTTTCGGAAATTTCAATGGCTCCGTCAAAGCTCTTGGGGCTGCAAGCTACGTGGATGAATGCCTCGGGCATGCGAATCAAGCTGTCATCAGCCTTCTTGGGGCTGCTCCACATGGCATCTCCCTCGGGCAGGGGAGGAAGGGTGTCTAGGGTACCTGCAGCTTCCGCTGTAGCAGAGGCGGCACGGAGACGTTCAAAGAGGGAATCCAGGGATTCTCCGGAGAATTCCTCGTAGGCTTCAAGATGACAGTGGGAATCGATAAACATAAACAATGAATAGTGAAAAATGAATAATTAACAATGTCGTTAATCACGCCTACGGCGTCCTATAAAAAAGGTGCGGAGCGCGATTATATGTAATTGATAACTAAGGCGAGTGACGCGGCCAAGCTTGCTTGGACATTTCAGAG from Fibrobacter sp. encodes the following:
- a CDS encoding TatD family hydrolase; translated protein: MFIDSHCHLEAYEEFSGESLDSLFERLRAASATAEAAGTLDTLPPLPEGDAMWSSPKKADDSLIRMPEAFIHVACSPKSFDGAIEISEKYPFVYTAYGLHPECVLTETPEDEARLVELLKHPKCVACGEFGLDYHYGAEHKAKQVKLFERHLQLGLQSGKPLVLHLREADDDAIAVLKNADLRNTNIHVHCFTGDAPFVQRLLDLDAHIFVGFTGIITFKTAQNVRDAAAIVPLDQLLLETDTPYMAPVPHRGKTCHPGYIPYTARMLAHIKNVPVEELYKHCRENTRRCYGI